From the Candidatus Methylomirabilota bacterium genome, the window CGTCTCCGACCAGATCCGCAGCAGCTCGTCGCCCAGCACCATGCGGGTCTGCTCGTCTAGCGAGGCGAAGGGCTCGTCCATCAGCAGCACCGCCGGATTCTGCACGAGCCCGCGGGCGATCGACACGCGCTGCTTCATGCCGCCGGAGAGCTGGTGGGGCAGGCGGTCCTCGAAGCCGGCGAGCCCGGTCAGCTCGAGCATGCGGCGGGCCGCGGCCAGGCGCTCCGCCTTCGCCACGCGGCGGAGCTTGAGGGGAAAGGCCACGTTGTCCACCGCGGAGAGCCAGGGCAGGAGGTTGGCCTCCTGGAAGATCATGCCGACCTTGCGCGGCATCGGCGCGGTCATCGGCTCGCCGTCGCACAGCACGGTGCCGCTCGAGGGCCGGCGCAGGCCCGCCACCAGCGAGAGCAGGGTGGACTTGCCGCAGCCGCTCGGGCCCACCACCGACGCGAACTGCCCGTCGGGGATCTCGAGGTCGATCGACTCGAGCGCGGTTACCGCGGCGCCGTCGGCGCCGAAGCGCTGCGACACCCCGCGGACGGCCACCAGCGCGCGGGTCACGCGTCTCGACGCCAGGCGCCGAGCCGCGTCTCCACCGCGCGCAGCGCCTCGTTGACCGCCACCGCGGCCGCGGCCACCAGCACCAGCGCCGCATAGAGCTGCGGCATCTGGAGGTTCTCGCCCCACGCCGCGATGCGATAGCCGATGCCGTCGCGGGCGCCGTAGATCTCGCACAGCAGCACCGCGGTGATGTTGAACACCATGGCCAGGCGCGCGGACTCGAGCAGGATCGGCGCCATCGCGGGCAGGTAGATCTCGCGGATGACCTGGGCGCGGGTCGCCCCGTAGACGCGGCTCACCGTGATCAGCTCGCGCGGCACCGACTGCACCGCCGCGATGCCGCCCACGATCAGCACGAACACGGTGGTGAACACGCCGAAGGCCACCTTCTGCGGGATGCTCACCCCGAAGATCAGGATGAAGACGGGCAGGAAGATGGACTTGGGCACCCCGAACAGGAAGTTGACCAGCGGTCGGAACAGCGCGCCCAGCACCGGCAATTCGGCCAGCAGGAAGCCGAGCAGGAGGCCGGTGGGCAGCGCGATCAGGAAGGCGGCCAGCACCTCCCACGCGGTGACCGCGAGGCTCGCGCGCACCTCGGGCCGGCCGGCGAGGCGGATCAGCGCGTCCACCACCGTGCTCGGCGCGGGGGCGAGGCTCGGATCGATCCGGCCGAGCCGCACCAGCGCCTCCCAGAGCGCCAGGAGGCCCAGGACGGCGGCGGCGACGATCAGGCGCTCGGGCCGCATCCTGTGATATCCGCTCGGCTCGCCTGCGGCTGCACCTCGCCAGGCATGATATCCGCTCGGCTCGCCTGCAGCTGCACCTCGCCAGGCAGGCTCAGGGCTTGGTCGGCGTGATCGGCAGGTTCATGAACACCTCGGCGGCCGGGGCCATGTCCTTCACGCCGCTCGCCGCGGCCAGCTCCATGGCCTTCTCCACCGAGGCCTGCGTGATCTTGCCGTCGCGCGAGAGGCGCAGGTAGGTCTTCTCGTACTCCATCTTCGCGATCTCCATCGGCAGCTCGTTGTTGGAGGCGATGGTCTTGATCGCGTAGTCGGGGTTGTTGCGCATGTACTCGAGCGCGCCGTAGAGCGCGTTCAGGCCCTTCTGGATGAAGGGCCGCCGCTCGGTGAGGTTCTTCTCGGTGGCGGCCCAGCCCCCGATCAGGTTCGGCGGCATCGCGGTGGCGAAGTCCATCAGCACGCGCACCTTGCCCTCGGAGACGACCTGGTACGAGAGCGGCGAGTAGATCACCGCCGCGGCCAGGTTGTCGTTGAGCAGGTTCGGCACGAGCCCGCCGCCGCCCACGCCTACTCGCTGGAAGTTTACATGGGCCTCGCTCTGCGCCCACAGCGCGAGCGTGTCGGTCCCGGAGCCGGCGGAGGTGATGCCGACCTTCTTGCCGTCGAGCTCCTTGGCCGACTTGATCGGCGACGCGCTCTTGACCCCCAGGATCCAGCCCGACCATTCGTCGCCGTTGCCGCCCACGATCTTCGTCAACACCCCCCGCTTCCGGGACGTCGCCACCAGCGGGACGGCCACCGGACCCAGATCCGCGGAATTGGCCGCGATCGCCTCGAAGGTCTCCCCGCCGCCCCGGTAGATGGTGATCTCGGGCCGGAGGCCTTCCTTCTCGAAGAGGCCCTTCTCCTTCGCCACGGTGGCGAGGATCGTCGGGAAGTAGGTCTTGGTCGGGCAGCCGATGCGGATCGTTTCCTGCGCGGCCGCGCCGGCCGGCAGCGTGAACAGCGCGCCGACGGTCAGCATCACCGCGAGCCGAGTCAGGGACGTCGTCGTCATGGATTCCTCCCGGGAAGAGTGCGCGTCGGCGGCATCGTAGCACGGTTGACCGGCCCGCCCGACGGCGGTAGATTCGGCCGCGGTCGTCAGAGCGGCGGCGCGAGCGAGGGGAGCCATGGATTTCGGCGGCGCGATCTTCTTCACCGACTACTCGATCGGCCCCGCCGCGCTCGGCCGCGCCCTCGAGGAGCGCGGCTTCGAGTCGCTCTGGGCGCCCGAGCATTCGCACATCCCGCTGTCGCGCGCCTCCGCGTTCCCGGCGGGCGGCGACCTGCCGAAGAAGTACTACGACGTGATGGACCCGTTCGTGACGCTGGCCGCCGCCGCGGCCGCGACGACCAGACTGCGTGTTGCCACCGGGGTGTGCCTGGTCGTCCAGCGCGATCCGATCCAGACCGCGAAGGCGGTGGCGAGTCTCGACCAGGTCTCGGGCGGGCGTTTTCTCTTCGGCATCGGCGCGGGCTGGAACGCCGAGGAGATGGCGGATCACGGCACCGCGTTCGCGTCGCGCTTCCGGGTGATGCGCGAGCGCGTGGAGGCCATGAAGGCGATCTGGACGAAGTCGAAGCCCGAGTACGCGGGCGAGCTCGTGAAGTTCCCGCCGATGATGACGTGGCCCAAGCCTCGCCAGAAGCCGCACCCGCCGGTGATCGTGGGCGGCGCGTTTCCGTACGGAGCGCGGCGGGCCATCGCCTACGGCGACGGCTGGGTGCCGCACGCGCGCCGCCCCGCCTACGGCGACGTGCTCAGCCTGCTGCCCGAGTTCCGCAAGCTCGCGGTCGAGGCCGGCCGGGATCCGGCCACGCTGCCCATCACGATCTTCGGGGCGGCCGAAGACGTCGACGCGATCCGGCGCTACCGCGACGCCGGCGTGACGCGGCTCATCTTCAACCTGGCCTCGGCCAAGGCCGACGAGGTGCTCCCGGTGCTCGACCGCTGCGCGACGCTCATGCAGAAGGCGCAATCCTGATGGCCACTCGCAAGCCCGCGATCAAGCAGATCGCCTCGGGTCTCCGCTTCCCGGAGGGCCCGGTGGCGATGCCGGACGGCTCGGTCATCCTGGTCGAGATCGAGCGGCGCACGCTCTCGCGCGTGACCTCCGACGGCCGGATCCACGTCGTGGCCACCCTCGGCGGCGGCCCCAACGGCGCGGCCATGGGGCCGGGCGGCAAGATCTACGTGACCAACAACGGCGGGCTCAAGTTCGTGGAGCGGCCGGGCAAGCTGTTTCCGGTGCTGCAGGCCGAGGACTACGTGACCGGTAGCATCCAGATCGTGGATCCGGACACCGGCAAGTTCGAGACCCTCTACGACCGGTGCGACGGCCAGCGCCTGCGCGGGCCGAACGACCTGGTGTTCGACCGGGCCGGCGGCTTCTGGTTCACCGATCTGGGCAAGACGCGCGAGCGCGACACCGACCGCGGCGTCGTCTACTACGCGAAGGCGGACGGCTCGATGATCCGCGAGGCGATCTTCCCGCTCGAGCGCCCGAACGGCATCGGGCTGTCGCCGGACGAGAAGACCCTCTACGTGGTGGAGACGCCGACCGCGCGGGTGTGGGCGTTCCGGCTCTCCGGGCCCGGCGAGATCGAGTCGGCCAACGGGCCCTATCGGGGCGAGAAGGGCACCGTGATCACCGGGCTCGGCGGCTACCAGATGTTCGACTCGCTCGCCGTCGACGGCGAGGGCCACGTCTGCGTCGCCACCCTCATCACCGGCGCGGTGAGCGACGTCTGGCCCGACGGCAGCCGCGTGGAGCAGTACACCCTGCCCGACATGATGGTGACGAACGTGTGCTTCGGCGGGAAGGACCTGCGCACCGCGTTCGCGACGCTGTCGATGGGCGGCACGCTCGTGTCGTTCGAGTGGCCGCGGCCCGGCTTGCCGCTGCACTACCTCAATCGCTGAGCCGCGCGTCGCGTGCGCCCCGACCTTGCGCCCCGGATGGCGGTGCGCCGCTCCGGCGCCGGACCGGACCTGGTGCTCTTCCACGGCGGCATGGGGTCGTGGAAGCACTGGATCCGCAACGTGGACGCGCTCGCCGCGCGCTTCACCGTCCACGCCCTCGATCATCCGTCCTACGGCGACTCGGCCACCGTCCCGCGTGAGACCACCGGCCCGCAGTATCTCGACCTCGTGCACGCATTGCTCCTCGAGGCGTTGCCCGGCGTCGCCCCGCTGCGCCTCGCCGGCTTCTCGTTCGGCGCGGCGATCGCCGCGAGCATGGCCCGCCGTCTCGGCCCGCGGGTGAGCCACCTCGCCCTGATCTCGCCGGGCGGCTTCCCGGCCCGGAAGTTCGGCGAGCGCCCGATCCGCTCCTACAAGGAGGCGGGCGGCGACGAGCGTCTCTTCCGCGAGATCTGCCGTCACAACCTGCTGGTGAACATGCTGAGCGACGAGGCCAGCGTGACCGAGGACACGGTGGACATCCAGGCGGATCTGGTGCGCCGGACGCGCTTCGACAGCCGGAAGGTCAGCGCGGGCGGCACCCTGCTCGGCGACCTGGCCGCGGTGTCGCGCCGCGGAGGGCGCATCCGCCTGCTCTGGGGCGAGCGCGACGACTCCGCGTTCCGTCCCGCCGCGCGGCTGATCGGCGAGATCGAGGCCGCGGTTCCCGGTCTCGATGTGCACCGGATCCCCCGGGCCGGCCACTGGTCGGCCTACGAGAACGCGCCCGAGGTCAACCGCCTGCTGCTGGAGTTCTTCGCCAGCGGGGCAGAGGAGAACAGCCGATGAGCCCGGATCGTCAACCCGTCGCGGTGGTGGTGGGCGCGACCTCCAAGTGGCAGGCGGACGGGCGCAACACACGCCTGGCCCACGGCAAGGATCTCGACGACCGCCACCTGCCCGTCGGCGTGCGCTGGGGCGTGGGCGGCGCCATCGCCCAGAAGTTCGCCAAGGAAGGCTTCCTGACCGTGCTGACCACCCGCAAAGCGGCGAACGCGGCCGCGCTCGAGCAGGCCATCACGTCGCAGGGCGGCCGGGCCATGACCGTCGAGCTGGATCTGGTGTCGGACGCCTCCATCGCGAAGGCGTTCGCGACCATTCGGGAGCGGGCCGGCGATCCGGACGTGCTCGTCTACAACGCGGGCTACCTCGAGGGGCGCGATTTGCCGCCCGACAAGGAATTGCTCGAGCACGTGCCGCTCGACATCTTCGAGACCGCGCAGCACGTCGCCAGCCGCGGGCCGTTCCTGGTCGCCAAGGAGGTGCTGCCCGCGATGCGCCAGCGCGGAGGCGGCTCCTTCCTCATCTCCAACAACGCCTCGTCGCTTCGCGGCCGGAAGCGGCTGACCGGCCAGTCGCTCTACTATCCGCGCGTGATGATGCGCACGCTGGCCCAGGTGCTCACCGAGGAGTATTCCGAGCACGGCGTGCACGTGGCCAACGTGGTCATCGACGGGCTCATCGACTCGCCGGGGACCCGGGCGTTGCCGCGGGCCCAGAAGCAGCCGGAGATCGTCATGAACCCGGTGAAGATCGCGGAGGCGTTCTGGTATCTCCATACCCAGGACCGCTCCTGCTGGACGCACGAATTGCAGCTCACGCCGTTTTCCACCAAGCCGAGTTTCTAGGCGCCGGGTGGGATATAGTCGAGTGGGCATGCGCGACGACCGGAAGGTCTTCTACGGCTGGTGGGTGGTCGGGGCCTTCTCGGTCACCACCTTCATGTCCACCGGCGTGCGCCACGCGGTCGGGCCGTTCCTCAAGCCGATCGTGGCCGATCTCAACCTGGATCGGGCCAGCTTCTCGGCGGTGGTCGCGCTGAGCCTCTTCCTCTACGGGGTGTTCATGCCGCTGGCCGGCATGGCGCTCGACCGCTTCAGCGTGCGGGTGGTCACCTCGGCGGGCACGCTGCTGCTGGTCGCCTCGCTGGTGCTGACCGCGATGGTGCGCAACGTGTGGGAGTTCGCCGCGGTCTACGGTGTCCTGGTGCCGCTCGGGCTGGCCGGCACCGGGCCGGTGATCGCCTCCGGGGTGGTGGCGCGCTGGTTCAGCCGGCGCCGCGGCACCGCGCTCTCGGTGCTGGGCAGCGCGTCGATGACCGGCATGAGCCTGCTGGTGCCCGCGGTGACGTGGCTCGTGCTCGCCACCGGGTGGCGAAACACCTACATCGTGATCGCGGGGCTGATCCTCGTCGTCTCGCTGCCGCTCTGCCTCTGGCTGATGCGCGATTCGCCCGAGTCGATCGGCCTCACCGCCGACGGGGCGCCGCCGGTGGCGGGAGCGCACGCGCCGGCCATCGAGCGCGTGCCCGCGAGCGAGGCGCTCAGGACGCTGGCGTTCTGGCAGCTCGCCGGCTCGTTCTTCACCTGCGGCTTCTCGATGAGCCTGCTCTCCGCGCACGGCATCCCGATGCTGACCGATCACGGCTACACCCCGATGGTCGCGTCGTGGGCCCTGGGCGTGCTGGGTGGCTCGAGCATCATCTTCACGGTGATGCTGGGCGCGCTGTCGGACCGCTTCGGACGGCGGCCGGTGCTCGCCGGGATCTACGCCGGACGCATCGCGATCTTCACCGGCCTCTTCCTGATCCGCGACAACCCCACCGGGCTGATGGTGGTGGCCATGCTGGGCGGGATCACCCTGGCCGGCACCGGCTCGATGACCTCGGCGCTCACCGCCGACATCTACGGGCGCTTCTCGGTCAGCTCGATCTTCGGGCTGATCTTCCTGGTGCACCAGACCGGCTCGGCGCTGGGCTCCTGGCTGGCCGGCGCGCTCTTCGAGACCACCGGCGGCTACGGCCTCGCCTACGTGCTAGCCTGCGCGCTCCTGCTCGCCGCCGCCATCGTCGCCCTCAACATCGACCGCGACGCCCGCCGCATCTGGCGCGCCGCCACCGCCGGGGTCAGGTCTTGAAATACGACATTTTCCGGGGTCGCGGCGTCTCACTGCGCCTGAAAAATGTCGTATTTCAAGACCTGACCCCATCGAGGGTGAAGCCCGCGTAGTTGTTGGCGGCGATCTCGTCGCACTTCTGGCGGTAGACCCCGACCCCGCCGATGTAGGGCATGAACACGCGCGGCTTGCCCGGGATGTTCGCGCCCATGTACCACGAGGGCGCCCGCGGGTAGAGCGTCATGTGGCCCACCTCGTTGACGTGCCGGACCCAGGCCTCCTGGGCCTCCGCGGTGGCCTCGATGGTGGCGAGGCCGCGCTCGCGCAGGTGGCTCACGCAGTCGGCGATCCAGTCCACGTGCTGCTCGATGGACACGATCATGTTGCTGAGCACGGACGGGCTGCCGGGGCCGGTGATCGTGAAGAGGTTCGGGAAGCCTTCGACGGTCAGCCCCAGGTAGGTGCGCGGGCCGTCGGCCCACTCGGAGGCGAGGCGGCGTCCCCCGCGGCCGCGGATGTCGATGTTGAGCAGGGCCCCGGTCATCGCGTCGAAGCCGGTGGCGAAGACGAGATCGTCCACCGCGTACTCCACGCCGCCGGTGCGCACGCCCTTGGGGGTGATCGCCTCGATCGGTCGCGCGCGCACGTCCACCAGGGTGACGTTGTCGCGGTTGAACGTCTCGTAGTAGTCGGTGTCCACGCACAGCCGCTTGGTGCCGAGCGGGTAGCTCGTCGGGCACAGCAGGTCGGAGACCGCGGGATCGCGCACGACGGCGCGGATCTTGGCCCGGAAGAAATCCGCGGCGGTGTCGTTGGCTTCCTGACTGGTGAGCAGGTCGGTGTAGGCGGCGGAGAAGCCGAGGCCGCCGCGGCTCCAGCGCTTCTCGTACTCCCGCTCGCGCTCCTCGGCGGGCACCGCCAGGGCCGAGTCGCCGCTGCGCTCGGTCACGAAGCCCACCCGCGACTCGCGCGCCTGACGCCGGAACTCGGCGTAGGCGGCCTTCACCCGGCGCTCGTAGTCGGGATCGAGCGGGGCGTTGTGGGCGGGCATGCTGTAGTTCGGGGTGCGCTGGAAGACGTAGACGTGAGCCGCCTGCCTGGCGATGAGCGGGATCGACTGGATGGCGGAGGAGCCGGTGCCGATGACCGCGACCCGCCGGCCGGTGAAGTCCACGCCCTCGTGCGGCCAGCGGCCGGTGTGGTACCGCGCGCCTTCGAAGCTCTCGAGTCCCTCGAAGTCGGGGACCTGCGCGTCGGAGAGACAGCCGGTGGCCATGATGCAGAACCGCGCGGTGACGCGGTCGCCGCGGTCGGTCTCGATGGCCCAGCGCGCGGCCGCCTCGTCGAACACCGCGGCGGTCACGCGGGTGCCGAACTGGATGTCGCGCCGCAGGTCGAAGCGGTCGGCCACGTGGTTGGCGTACCGGAGGATCTCCGGCTGGGCCGAGTAGCGCTCGGTCCACCGCCACTCCTGCTGCAATTCCTCCGAGAAGGAGTAGGAGTAGTCCATGCTCTCGACGTCGCAGCGCGCGCCCGGGTAGCGGTTCCAGTACCACGTTCCCCCCACGCCGTCGCCCGCCTCGTAGACCCGCACCGACAAGCCCAGCCCGCGCAGCCGGTGGAGCATGTACATGCCCGCGAAACCGGCGCCCACCACCACGGCGTCGAGCATCAGGCCTCCTCGTGGACCGGCACGACGTACGGTCCCTCGGGGACGAACGCCACGTGGGGATCAGAATGGCGCGCCATGCTCTCGGCCACCGCGCCCGCCAGATCGGTCACGCGCTCGACGCCGGTCAGCCCCGCGGTGATCGCGTCGAGCCCGTCGGTGTAGAGCCGCACGCGGCCGACCCGCATGGGCCGAAGCTGCATCTGGGTCTGCCACTCGTCGATGTCGGCGTGAGACTTGTGCTCGATGCTGGCCGCGAAGCCGTCGGGCCCGAGGTCGACCAGGCGCCGCTGCGCCTCCACATAGTGCTTGGAGCCCATGCCCTCCGAGCAGGCGGACGCCACGATCAGGTCCCCGCCGGGCTCCAGGATGTCGAGCGGGCCCACCATGCCCTTGACGGTCTGGTAGTACGTCTTGTCGAGCGGATAGCCGGCCGCGCTGGTGACCACGGTGTGGAAGCGCCGGGGCACCGCCACCTGCGCGTAGCGCCGCGCGAAGGCCACCGCCTCGAGGTGGCTCGCCACGATCTCGCCGAAGTTGACGAAGGCGAGCCGTCGCCGATCGTCGATCACGGTGTTCAGCGCCAGCGCGCCGCCCAGCATGCCGACGATCGCCAGCTGCTCCTCGTGGAGCGGGTTGCCGTCGAGGACGCAGTTGGCCGCGCGCGGATGCGCCATGAACGCCGAGTTGTGGAACGTGGTGATCGTCTCGGCGTGCGCGACCCCCGGAGCGATGACCTTGCGCCCGCCCGACCAGCCGGCCATGAAGTGCGGCTCCACCAGCCCGGTCGCGATCTTGAGATCGGCGGCAATCAGGCGGCGGTCGAGGCGCACCACCGTGCCGCGCCCCGGCGTGCGGCCGAGCAGGACGTGATCGCGGTCCACCGTGGCGTCGTGGTTGGCCACCGACACCGTCTCGAGCACCCACGGGTCGCCCACCAGCTCGGCCAGCTCCGCCCCCTCATTGGCGCGATGCAGGCCGGTGGCGACCAGCACGGTGATCCCGGCGCGCGGGACGCCCGCGCTCAGCAGTCCGCGGACGAGCGGGCCCAGGAAGAGGCCGTTCGGCACCGGGCGCGTGATGTCGCAGATCAGGATGCACGCCGACCGCCGGCCGCGGGCCAGCGCGGGGAGCGCGGGCACCCCGACCGGCTCGGCGAGGGCCCGCGCGACCGCAGCCCCCGGGTCCGCCAGCACCGGCATCGCGTGCTTGGCGACCACGGTCGGCACGCACCCGGGCGGCGGAGCGAGGGACACCGTGCCGCGGCCGTAGAGGAGATCGATGGTCATGGCGTCTCCCCCGGAATCATATGCCATGATCGCGAGGATGGCGACGC encodes:
- a CDS encoding ABC transporter ATP-binding protein, whose protein sequence is MTRALVAVRGVSQRFGADGAAVTALESIDLEIPDGQFASVVGPSGCGKSTLLSLVAGLRRPSSGTVLCDGEPMTAPMPRKVGMIFQEANLLPWLSAVDNVAFPLKLRRVAKAERLAAARRMLELTGLAGFEDRLPHQLSGGMKQRVSIARGLVQNPAVLLMDEPFASLDEQTRMVLGDELLRIWSETRKTVLFVTHSLNEAVYLADRVIVLSARPGRVVDDVAVDLPRPRSFAMTTSERFGILKDRIWQHIKSAERR
- a CDS encoding ABC transporter permease subunit — translated: MRPERLIVAAAVLGLLALWEALVRLGRIDPSLAPAPSTVVDALIRLAGRPEVRASLAVTAWEVLAAFLIALPTGLLLGFLLAELPVLGALFRPLVNFLFGVPKSIFLPVFILIFGVSIPQKVAFGVFTTVFVLIVGGIAAVQSVPRELITVSRVYGATRAQVIREIYLPAMAPILLESARLAMVFNITAVLLCEIYGARDGIGYRIAAWGENLQMPQLYAALVLVAAAAVAVNEALRAVETRLGAWRRDA
- a CDS encoding ABC transporter substrate-binding protein, which encodes MTTTSLTRLAVMLTVGALFTLPAGAAAQETIRIGCPTKTYFPTILATVAKEKGLFEKEGLRPEITIYRGGGETFEAIAANSADLGPVAVPLVATSRKRGVLTKIVGGNGDEWSGWILGVKSASPIKSAKELDGKKVGITSAGSGTDTLALWAQSEAHVNFQRVGVGGGGLVPNLLNDNLAAAVIYSPLSYQVVSEGKVRVLMDFATAMPPNLIGGWAATEKNLTERRPFIQKGLNALYGALEYMRNNPDYAIKTIASNNELPMEIAKMEYEKTYLRLSRDGKITQASVEKAMELAAASGVKDMAPAAEVFMNLPITPTKP
- a CDS encoding LLM class F420-dependent oxidoreductase — its product is MDFGGAIFFTDYSIGPAALGRALEERGFESLWAPEHSHIPLSRASAFPAGGDLPKKYYDVMDPFVTLAAAAAATTRLRVATGVCLVVQRDPIQTAKAVASLDQVSGGRFLFGIGAGWNAEEMADHGTAFASRFRVMRERVEAMKAIWTKSKPEYAGELVKFPPMMTWPKPRQKPHPPVIVGGAFPYGARRAIAYGDGWVPHARRPAYGDVLSLLPEFRKLAVEAGRDPATLPITIFGAAEDVDAIRRYRDAGVTRLIFNLASAKADEVLPVLDRCATLMQKAQS
- a CDS encoding SMP-30/gluconolactonase/LRE family protein, which produces MATRKPAIKQIASGLRFPEGPVAMPDGSVILVEIERRTLSRVTSDGRIHVVATLGGGPNGAAMGPGGKIYVTNNGGLKFVERPGKLFPVLQAEDYVTGSIQIVDPDTGKFETLYDRCDGQRLRGPNDLVFDRAGGFWFTDLGKTRERDTDRGVVYYAKADGSMIREAIFPLERPNGIGLSPDEKTLYVVETPTARVWAFRLSGPGEIESANGPYRGEKGTVITGLGGYQMFDSLAVDGEGHVCVATLITGAVSDVWPDGSRVEQYTLPDMMVTNVCFGGKDLRTAFATLSMGGTLVSFEWPRPGLPLHYLNR
- a CDS encoding alpha/beta fold hydrolase, yielding MRPDLAPRMAVRRSGAGPDLVLFHGGMGSWKHWIRNVDALAARFTVHALDHPSYGDSATVPRETTGPQYLDLVHALLLEALPGVAPLRLAGFSFGAAIAASMARRLGPRVSHLALISPGGFPARKFGERPIRSYKEAGGDERLFREICRHNLLVNMLSDEASVTEDTVDIQADLVRRTRFDSRKVSAGGTLLGDLAAVSRRGGRIRLLWGERDDSAFRPAARLIGEIEAAVPGLDVHRIPRAGHWSAYENAPEVNRLLLEFFASGAEENSR
- a CDS encoding SDR family NAD(P)-dependent oxidoreductase, translating into MSPDRQPVAVVVGATSKWQADGRNTRLAHGKDLDDRHLPVGVRWGVGGAIAQKFAKEGFLTVLTTRKAANAAALEQAITSQGGRAMTVELDLVSDASIAKAFATIRERAGDPDVLVYNAGYLEGRDLPPDKELLEHVPLDIFETAQHVASRGPFLVAKEVLPAMRQRGGGSFLISNNASSLRGRKRLTGQSLYYPRVMMRTLAQVLTEEYSEHGVHVANVVIDGLIDSPGTRALPRAQKQPEIVMNPVKIAEAFWYLHTQDRSCWTHELQLTPFSTKPSF
- a CDS encoding MFS transporter, yielding MRDDRKVFYGWWVVGAFSVTTFMSTGVRHAVGPFLKPIVADLNLDRASFSAVVALSLFLYGVFMPLAGMALDRFSVRVVTSAGTLLLVASLVLTAMVRNVWEFAAVYGVLVPLGLAGTGPVIASGVVARWFSRRRGTALSVLGSASMTGMSLLVPAVTWLVLATGWRNTYIVIAGLILVVSLPLCLWLMRDSPESIGLTADGAPPVAGAHAPAIERVPASEALRTLAFWQLAGSFFTCGFSMSLLSAHGIPMLTDHGYTPMVASWALGVLGGSSIIFTVMLGALSDRFGRRPVLAGIYAGRIAIFTGLFLIRDNPTGLMVVAMLGGITLAGTGSMTSALTADIYGRFSVSSIFGLIFLVHQTGSALGSWLAGALFETTGGYGLAYVLACALLLAAAIVALNIDRDARRIWRAATAGVRS
- a CDS encoding NAD(P)/FAD-dependent oxidoreductase; the protein is MLDAVVVGAGFAGMYMLHRLRGLGLSVRVYEAGDGVGGTWYWNRYPGARCDVESMDYSYSFSEELQQEWRWTERYSAQPEILRYANHVADRFDLRRDIQFGTRVTAAVFDEAAARWAIETDRGDRVTARFCIMATGCLSDAQVPDFEGLESFEGARYHTGRWPHEGVDFTGRRVAVIGTGSSAIQSIPLIARQAAHVYVFQRTPNYSMPAHNAPLDPDYERRVKAAYAEFRRQARESRVGFVTERSGDSALAVPAEEREREYEKRWSRGGLGFSAAYTDLLTSQEANDTAADFFRAKIRAVVRDPAVSDLLCPTSYPLGTKRLCVDTDYYETFNRDNVTLVDVRARPIEAITPKGVRTGGVEYAVDDLVFATGFDAMTGALLNIDIRGRGGRRLASEWADGPRTYLGLTVEGFPNLFTITGPGSPSVLSNMIVSIEQHVDWIADCVSHLRERGLATIEATAEAQEAWVRHVNEVGHMTLYPRAPSWYMGANIPGKPRVFMPYIGGVGVYRQKCDEIAANNYAGFTLDGVRS
- the larA gene encoding nickel-dependent lactate racemase, with translation MTIDLLYGRGTVSLAPPPGCVPTVVAKHAMPVLADPGAAVARALAEPVGVPALPALARGRRSACILICDITRPVPNGLFLGPLVRGLLSAGVPRAGITVLVATGLHRANEGAELAELVGDPWVLETVSVANHDATVDRDHVLLGRTPGRGTVVRLDRRLIAADLKIATGLVEPHFMAGWSGGRKVIAPGVAHAETITTFHNSAFMAHPRAANCVLDGNPLHEEQLAIVGMLGGALALNTVIDDRRRLAFVNFGEIVASHLEAVAFARRYAQVAVPRRFHTVVTSAAGYPLDKTYYQTVKGMVGPLDILEPGGDLIVASACSEGMGSKHYVEAQRRLVDLGPDGFAASIEHKSHADIDEWQTQMQLRPMRVGRVRLYTDGLDAITAGLTGVERVTDLAGAVAESMARHSDPHVAFVPEGPYVVPVHEEA